In Nostoc sp. UHCC 0926, a single genomic region encodes these proteins:
- the rpmJ gene encoding 50S ribosomal protein L36, giving the protein MKVRASVKKICEKCNVIKRRGRVMVICVNPKHKQRQG; this is encoded by the coding sequence ATGAAAGTTAGAGCCTCAGTCAAGAAAATCTGTGAAAAGTGTAATGTGATCAAACGTCGTGGTCGTGTGATGGTGATTTGCGTGAACCCCAAGCACAAGCAACGTCAAGGATAG
- the infA gene encoding translation initiation factor IF-1 has product MSKQDLIEMEGTVTESLPNAMFRVDLDNGFNVLAHISGKIRRNYIKILPGDRVKVELTPYDLTKGRITYRLRKK; this is encoded by the coding sequence TTGTCTAAGCAAGATTTAATTGAAATGGAAGGCACGGTTACAGAGTCCTTGCCCAATGCGATGTTTCGCGTTGACTTGGACAATGGATTTAACGTGCTGGCTCACATTTCTGGCAAGATTCGCCGCAATTATATCAAGATTTTGCCCGGCGATCGCGTCAAGGTAGAGTTAACTCCTTACGACTTGACCAAAGGCAGAATTACCTATCGACTACGAAAGAAGTAA
- a CDS encoding adenylate kinase, which yields MTRLIFLGPPGAGKGTQAQTLAEHLNIPHVSTGEILRQAMKEQTHLGIKAQNYVNSGELVPDQLVQDLVQERLGQPDAKNGWILDGFPRKVTQAAFLEELLETIHQSGERVVNLDAPDEVVIARLLARGRKDDTEEVIRRRLEVYRTETAPLIDYYRDRQKLLTVNGNQSQEDVTGELQQVITS from the coding sequence GTGACGCGACTAATCTTCTTGGGACCGCCTGGAGCTGGTAAAGGAACACAAGCTCAAACTTTGGCTGAACACTTGAATATTCCCCATGTTTCTACGGGTGAAATATTAAGACAAGCCATGAAAGAGCAGACTCATTTGGGTATCAAGGCTCAAAACTATGTAAATAGCGGTGAGTTAGTCCCCGACCAGCTAGTGCAGGACTTGGTACAGGAGCGCCTCGGCCAACCAGATGCAAAAAATGGTTGGATTCTTGATGGTTTTCCCCGCAAAGTGACGCAAGCGGCTTTTCTAGAAGAATTGCTGGAAACAATACATCAGAGTGGCGAAAGGGTAGTCAATCTAGATGCACCAGATGAAGTTGTAATTGCACGTTTGCTAGCTAGAGGACGAAAAGATGATACCGAAGAGGTGATTCGTCGTCGGTTAGAAGTGTACCGCACTGAAACTGCACCCTTAATTGATTATTACCGCGATCGCCAAAAACTTTTAACAGTAAATGGCAATCAGTCCCAAGAAGATGTCACTGGTGAACTACAACAGGTAATAACTTCCTAA
- the secY gene encoding preprotein translocase subunit SecY: MISRDKAPTAQETFMQMAQAAGLRGRLLVTVGILILVRLGIFLPVPGIDRPRFTEAISGSNSIFGLLDIFSGRGLSTLGVFALGILPFINASIIIQLLTAAIPSLENLQKNEGEAGRRKISQITRYVTVCWAILQSTAFSALFLQQFALNPGPIFVAETAIALTAGSMFVMWTSELITERGIGNGASLLIFVNIVASLPKALGDTIDLVQVGGRETVGRVIVLILVFLATIVGIVVVQEGMRRIPIISARRQVGRRVLAEQRSFLPLRLNQGGVMPIIFAAAILSLPLLIANFAKNAELANIINTYLSPSGSGSWVYALVYMISIIFFSYFYSSLILNPVDVAQNLKKMGSSIPGIRPGKATSEYIERVSNRLTFLGAIFLGLVAIIPTGVERALGVPTFKGLGATSLLILVGVAIDTARQIQTYVISQRYEGMVKQ; encoded by the coding sequence ATGATCAGTCGAGATAAAGCCCCAACGGCTCAAGAAACTTTTATGCAGATGGCACAAGCAGCTGGTCTCAGAGGTAGGCTGCTTGTCACTGTCGGTATTTTAATTTTGGTTCGCCTGGGCATTTTCTTGCCCGTACCAGGGATTGATAGACCTAGATTTACCGAAGCCATATCGGGCAGTAATTCCATATTTGGTTTATTGGATATATTTTCCGGGCGAGGACTTTCGACTTTGGGCGTCTTTGCTCTAGGGATTTTACCCTTTATTAATGCCTCCATTATCATCCAATTGCTCACTGCGGCAATTCCTTCTTTAGAAAATTTACAGAAAAATGAAGGCGAAGCGGGTAGGCGGAAAATATCGCAAATTACGCGCTATGTAACTGTGTGTTGGGCGATTCTTCAAAGTACAGCTTTTTCGGCATTATTCCTCCAGCAATTTGCCTTAAATCCAGGGCCAATCTTTGTAGCTGAAACTGCGATCGCTCTGACGGCTGGTTCCATGTTCGTAATGTGGACATCAGAACTAATTACAGAACGTGGTATTGGAAATGGTGCATCATTGTTGATTTTTGTCAATATTGTCGCCTCATTACCAAAAGCTTTAGGCGATACTATCGATTTGGTGCAAGTCGGCGGTCGGGAAACAGTGGGTCGCGTGATAGTACTGATCTTAGTTTTCCTGGCAACCATTGTTGGTATTGTGGTTGTGCAGGAAGGAATGCGCCGCATCCCGATTATTTCGGCTCGTCGCCAAGTAGGTCGTCGAGTTCTGGCAGAACAACGTAGCTTTTTACCCTTGCGGCTAAATCAAGGCGGCGTGATGCCAATTATTTTTGCCGCGGCCATCCTCAGTTTGCCACTGCTGATTGCTAATTTCGCCAAGAATGCCGAATTGGCAAATATAATTAACACTTATCTCAGTCCAAGCGGTTCTGGCTCTTGGGTCTATGCCTTGGTCTACATGATTTCTATCATTTTCTTCAGCTACTTCTATTCTTCGTTGATTCTCAACCCAGTAGATGTGGCGCAGAACTTGAAAAAAATGGGTTCTAGTATTCCTGGTATTCGTCCCGGCAAAGCAACTAGTGAGTACATTGAGCGCGTGTCAAACCGACTCACTTTTTTGGGGGCGATCTTTTTGGGACTCGTTGCTATTATCCCAACAGGTGTGGAAAGAGCTTTAGGAGTACCCACATTTAAGGGGTTGGGTGCTACCTCTTTGTTAATTTTAGTTGGTGTAGCGATTGATACGGCAAGACAAATCCAAACTTACGTGATATCTCAGCGTTATGAAGGAATGGTGAAACAATAG
- the rplO gene encoding 50S ribosomal protein L15 — MRLNDVKPQKGSKKRKKRVARGISAGQGASAGLGMRGQKSRSGSGTRPGFEGGQQPLYRRLPKLKGFPIVNRKIYTTINVEKLASLPANTEVTLTSLKAAGILTAVKGPLKILGNGELSTPLKVQAAAFTGTARSKIEAAGGSCEVL; from the coding sequence ATGAGACTCAACGATGTTAAGCCGCAAAAAGGCTCAAAGAAACGCAAGAAGCGTGTAGCTAGAGGTATTTCTGCGGGTCAAGGTGCCAGTGCTGGTCTAGGTATGCGAGGTCAAAAATCTCGCTCTGGTAGTGGTACTCGACCAGGTTTTGAAGGTGGTCAACAGCCATTGTACCGCCGCTTACCGAAACTGAAAGGCTTTCCGATTGTGAATCGGAAAATTTACACTACGATTAATGTAGAGAAGCTAGCCTCCCTTCCCGCGAATACGGAAGTAACTTTGACCTCCTTGAAAGCAGCAGGTATCCTTACTGCTGTCAAGGGACCATTGAAAATTTTAGGTAACGGGGAATTGAGCACTCCGCTCAAGGTACAAGCGGCAGCTTTCACAGGTACAGCTCGTAGCAAAATTGAGGCAGCTGGTGGGAGTTGTGAAGTCTTATGA
- the rpsE gene encoding 30S ribosomal protein S5: MATERKSRTKRAKKEETTWQERVIQIRRVSKVVKGGKKLSFRAIVVVGNERGQVGVGVGKASDVIGAVKKGVADGKKHLIDIPITKSNSIPHPIDGVGGGAKVIMRPASPGTGVIAGGAVRTVLELAGVRNVLAKQLGSNNPLNNARAAVNALSTLRTLSEVAEDRGIPIESLYI; the protein is encoded by the coding sequence ATGGCAACAGAGCGTAAAAGTAGAACAAAGCGTGCCAAAAAAGAAGAAACCACCTGGCAAGAACGGGTGATCCAAATCCGACGCGTGAGTAAGGTGGTCAAAGGTGGTAAAAAACTCAGCTTCCGAGCGATCGTTGTCGTTGGTAACGAACGCGGTCAAGTTGGTGTCGGAGTAGGCAAAGCCTCCGATGTAATTGGTGCCGTCAAAAAAGGCGTAGCCGACGGTAAAAAACACCTCATTGACATCCCAATCACCAAATCCAACTCCATACCCCATCCCATTGATGGTGTTGGTGGCGGTGCAAAAGTGATTATGCGTCCAGCCTCACCTGGTACTGGGGTAATTGCTGGTGGTGCTGTGCGGACTGTGTTGGAATTGGCAGGAGTTCGTAACGTCTTAGCCAAGCAACTTGGCTCCAATAATCCGCTTAATAATGCTAGAGCCGCAGTCAACGCCTTATCTACACTGCGGACTCTTTCTGAAGTCGCCGAAGATCGCGGTATTCCTATTGAAAGTCTCTACATTTAG
- the rplR gene encoding 50S ribosomal protein L18, with protein sequence MKLTRRESKNRRHRRVRGKVIGSPERPRLAVFRSNEHIYAQVIDDTQHQTIVAASTVEPELKSSLASCANRDASVQVGKLIAVRSLEKGITKVVFDRGGNLYHGRVKALADAAREAGLDF encoded by the coding sequence ATGAAACTCACTCGTAGAGAATCAAAAAACCGTCGTCATCGACGCGTTCGTGGCAAAGTTATTGGCTCCCCAGAACGTCCGCGTTTAGCGGTATTTCGTTCAAATGAGCATATTTATGCCCAGGTAATTGATGATACTCAGCATCAAACCATAGTGGCAGCATCGACTGTAGAACCAGAGTTGAAATCTAGTTTAGCGTCATGTGCAAACCGTGACGCATCGGTGCAGGTTGGTAAGTTGATCGCAGTGCGATCGCTAGAAAAAGGCATCACCAAAGTAGTCTTTGATCGTGGTGGTAACTTATATCATGGTCGTGTCAAAGCACTAGCTGATGCAGCACGCGAGGCTGGTTTAGATTTCTAA
- the rplF gene encoding 50S ribosomal protein L6 — protein MSRIGKRPITIPAKVQVAIDGTNIVVKGPKGELSRTLTANVSVSQEGEILQVNRRDETRTSKQLHGLSRTLVANMVEGVSQGFQRRLEIQGVGYRAQLQGRNLVLNMGYSHQVQIVPPDGIQFAVEGTTNVIVSGYDKEIVGNTAAKIRAVRPPEPYKGKGIRYAGEVVRRKAGKTGKGGKK, from the coding sequence ATGTCTCGTATTGGTAAACGTCCAATTACTATTCCCGCCAAAGTCCAAGTGGCGATTGATGGTACGAATATTGTGGTGAAAGGCCCGAAAGGAGAACTTTCTCGCACTCTAACAGCTAATGTCTCAGTCTCCCAAGAAGGAGAAATATTACAGGTAAATCGTCGGGATGAAACTCGTACCTCAAAGCAGCTGCACGGTTTAAGCCGCACTTTAGTTGCCAACATGGTCGAGGGAGTTTCCCAAGGTTTTCAGCGCCGTTTGGAAATTCAAGGTGTTGGTTACAGGGCACAACTTCAAGGGCGTAACCTAGTTTTAAATATGGGTTACAGCCATCAGGTGCAAATTGTTCCCCCAGATGGAATTCAGTTTGCAGTAGAAGGTACCACTAATGTCATTGTCAGCGGCTATGACAAAGAAATAGTAGGTAACACAGCCGCCAAAATTCGTGCCGTTCGTCCACCAGAACCTTACAAAGGTAAAGGCATTCGCTATGCCGGTGAAGTGGTCAGACGGAAAGCTGGTAAGACTGGTAAGGGTGGTAAGAAGTAG
- the rpsH gene encoding 30S ribosomal protein S8, with protein sequence MAANDTIADMLTRIRNANLARHQTTQVPATKMTRSIAKVLREEGFIAEIEEAEEGVKHNLVISLKYKGKNRQPLITALKRVSKPGLRVYSNRKELPRVLGGIGIAIISTSSGIMTDREARRQNLGGEVLCYVW encoded by the coding sequence ATGGCGGCTAACGACACAATTGCAGATATGCTGACGCGCATCCGCAATGCCAACCTGGCGCGGCATCAAACTACACAAGTGCCAGCGACAAAAATGACCCGGAGTATTGCCAAAGTGCTACGGGAGGAAGGCTTTATTGCTGAAATCGAAGAAGCAGAAGAAGGGGTAAAGCACAATCTGGTGATTTCCCTGAAATACAAGGGGAAGAATCGTCAGCCTCTAATCACCGCCTTAAAGCGAGTGAGTAAGCCTGGCTTGCGTGTTTACTCCAATAGAAAAGAATTACCAAGGGTACTAGGTGGCATTGGCATTGCCATTATTTCTACATCCAGTGGCATTATGACTGACCGCGAAGCGCGGCGTCAGAACTTGGGTGGCGAAGTGCTTTGTTACGTTTGGTAG
- the rplE gene encoding 50S ribosomal protein L5 — MAATRLKSLYQETIVPKLINQFQYTNVHQVPKLVKVTVNRGLGEAAQNAKSLEASINEISLVTGQKPVVTRAKKAIAGFKIRQGMPVGIMVTLRAERMYAFFDRLVSLSLPRIRDFRGVSPKSFDGRGNYTLGVREQLIFPEVEYDSIDQIRGMDISIITTAKNDEEGRALLKELGMPFRDQ; from the coding sequence ATGGCGGCAACAAGACTCAAAAGCTTATATCAAGAGACAATCGTCCCCAAACTGATCAATCAGTTTCAATATACCAACGTTCATCAAGTACCGAAGTTGGTAAAGGTTACTGTTAACCGAGGTTTGGGTGAAGCAGCTCAAAATGCGAAGTCGCTGGAAGCATCCATAAACGAAATTTCGCTGGTCACTGGTCAAAAACCAGTGGTGACGCGGGCGAAAAAGGCGATCGCTGGTTTTAAGATTCGTCAAGGGATGCCTGTGGGGATCATGGTTACCCTCAGAGCCGAACGGATGTATGCCTTTTTTGACCGACTAGTTAGCTTGTCATTACCCAGAATTCGAGATTTTCGCGGCGTTAGCCCTAAAAGCTTTGACGGACGTGGTAACTACACTCTGGGTGTGAGAGAACAGCTAATTTTTCCAGAAGTCGAATACGACAGCATCGATCAAATCCGTGGGATGGATATTTCCATCATCACCACAGCAAAAAACGACGAAGAGGGTCGCGCCTTACTTAAAGAATTAGGAATGCCCTTTCGCGATCAATAA
- the rplX gene encoding 50S ribosomal protein L24, with translation MATKQGTPKVFHKMHVKTGDTVQVIAGKDKGKVGEIIQALPQLSKVIVKGVNIKTKHVKPQQEGESGRILTQEFPIHSSNVMLYSTKQNVASRVCYTFTSEGKKVRKLKKTGELLDK, from the coding sequence ATGGCAACCAAACAAGGTACGCCCAAAGTATTCCACAAAATGCACGTCAAAACTGGCGACACCGTACAAGTGATTGCTGGCAAAGACAAAGGAAAAGTTGGTGAAATTATCCAGGCACTTCCCCAACTGAGTAAAGTTATCGTCAAAGGTGTCAACATTAAAACCAAACACGTCAAACCCCAGCAAGAAGGGGAGTCAGGGCGGATTCTCACCCAGGAATTCCCGATTCATAGCTCCAACGTGATGCTTTATTCCACCAAGCAAAACGTTGCCAGTCGTGTTTGTTATACCTTTACCTCAGAAGGCAAAAAAGTCAGAAAACTCAAGAAAACTGGCGAACTTCTGGATAAATAA
- the rplN gene encoding 50S ribosomal protein L14, translating into MIQPQTYLNVADNSGARKLMCIRILGGGNRRYGFIGDKIIAVVKDATPNMAVKKSDVVEAVIVRTRKAVSRDSGMSIRFDDNAAVIINKDGNPRGTRVFGPVARELRDKNFTKIVSLAPEVL; encoded by the coding sequence GTGATTCAACCCCAGACTTACCTGAATGTCGCAGATAATAGCGGTGCCCGTAAACTAATGTGCATCCGCATCTTAGGTGGAGGCAACCGCCGTTATGGTTTCATTGGTGATAAAATTATCGCCGTTGTCAAAGATGCTACACCCAACATGGCTGTAAAAAAGTCTGATGTCGTGGAAGCAGTAATTGTCCGCACTCGTAAAGCTGTAAGTCGTGACAGCGGCATGAGTATTCGCTTTGATGATAACGCCGCTGTGATCATCAACAAAGACGGAAACCCAAGAGGCACACGAGTCTTTGGCCCAGTTGCCCGGGAACTACGCGATAAAAACTTTACCAAAATTGTTTCTCTGGCTCCGGAGGTGCTTTAA
- the rpsQ gene encoding 30S ribosomal protein S17, which translates to MAVKERVGLVVSDKMQKTVVVAIENRAPHPKYGKIVVNTQRYKVHDEENKCKVGDRVRIQETRPLSKTKRWKITEVLNVKPT; encoded by the coding sequence ATGGCAGTTAAAGAACGAGTTGGCTTGGTAGTGAGCGATAAAATGCAAAAAACTGTGGTAGTTGCCATAGAAAACCGCGCTCCTCACCCCAAGTACGGCAAGATTGTGGTTAATACCCAACGATATAAAGTTCACGACGAAGAAAATAAGTGTAAAGTAGGCGATCGCGTTCGCATTCAGGAAACTAGACCCCTGAGTAAAACCAAGCGCTGGAAAATCACAGAAGTCCTGAACGTCAAACCTACTTAA
- the rpmC gene encoding 50S ribosomal protein L29 — MPLPKISEARELSDEKLSEEIVAIKRQLFQLRLQKATRQLEKPHQFRQIRHRLAQLLTLETERKRAASQSAKEEK; from the coding sequence ATGCCTCTTCCCAAGATTTCAGAAGCTAGAGAATTAAGTGACGAGAAACTCTCAGAGGAAATTGTTGCGATCAAAAGACAACTATTTCAGTTGCGCTTGCAAAAAGCCACCAGACAACTAGAAAAGCCCCACCAGTTCCGACAAATCCGACACCGCCTTGCCCAATTGCTGACGCTAGAGACAGAACGCAAACGGGCAGCAAGTCAATCGGCTAAAGAAGAAAAGTAG
- the rplP gene encoding 50S ribosomal protein L16 — translation MLSPRRTKFRKQQRGRMEGLATRGSTLNFGDFALQAQEPAWITSRQIEASRRAMTRYIRRGGQIWIRIFPDKPVTMRPAETRMGSGKGSPEFWVAVVKPGRILFEIGGVSEEIAREAMRLASFKLPIKTKFIVRSQPQEQE, via the coding sequence ATGTTAAGCCCTAGAAGAACTAAATTCCGCAAACAACAGCGCGGACGGATGGAGGGACTAGCCACCCGTGGCAGCACCCTCAACTTCGGTGATTTTGCACTCCAAGCACAAGAGCCTGCTTGGATTACCTCCCGGCAAATCGAGGCTTCTCGTCGAGCAATGACCCGTTATATTCGTCGGGGCGGACAAATCTGGATTCGGATTTTCCCTGATAAACCTGTAACCATGCGTCCTGCTGAAACCCGGATGGGTTCCGGTAAAGGTTCGCCAGAGTTTTGGGTAGCTGTAGTCAAGCCAGGGCGAATTTTGTTTGAAATCGGTGGGGTTTCTGAAGAAATCGCCCGTGAAGCTATGCGTTTGGCTTCATTTAAACTACCCATAAAAACTAAGTTTATTGTGCGCTCTCAACCACAGGAGCAGGAGTAG
- the rpsC gene encoding 30S ribosomal protein S3, translating into MGQKIHPVGFRLGITHEHQSRWFAVADRYPELLQEDYKLRQYIEQKLGRLAQNNAGISEVRIERKADQIDLEVRTARPGVVVGRGGQGIESLRTGLQGLLGSNRQIRINVVEVQRVDADAYLIAEYIAQQLERRVSFRRVVRQSIQRAQRAGVQGIKIQVSGRLNGAEIARTEWTREGRVPLHTLRADIDYSYCTAKTVYGILGIKVWVFKGEIIPGQEETPLPPASRDRERDPRDREREPRRRQQQRRRQQFEDRSNEG; encoded by the coding sequence GTGGGACAGAAGATTCATCCAGTTGGTTTTCGCCTGGGTATTACACATGAACATCAATCCCGTTGGTTTGCTGTTGCTGATCGCTATCCAGAACTTCTACAAGAAGACTACAAACTCCGTCAGTATATAGAACAAAAGCTGGGTAGACTTGCTCAAAATAACGCCGGTATTTCTGAGGTACGAATTGAGCGCAAAGCCGACCAAATCGACTTAGAAGTACGCACAGCTAGACCAGGCGTAGTAGTGGGCCGTGGTGGGCAAGGCATCGAATCCTTGCGTACCGGACTCCAAGGACTGTTGGGTAGTAATCGCCAAATTCGCATTAACGTAGTTGAAGTCCAACGAGTTGATGCTGATGCCTACCTAATTGCTGAATACATTGCCCAACAATTGGAACGCCGGGTTTCCTTTCGGCGGGTAGTGCGGCAATCGATTCAGCGGGCCCAACGCGCTGGTGTGCAAGGGATTAAAATCCAAGTCAGTGGTCGGCTCAACGGTGCGGAAATTGCCCGGACAGAGTGGACTCGTGAAGGTAGAGTCCCTTTACATACCTTACGGGCTGACATTGACTACTCTTATTGCACGGCAAAAACTGTTTACGGCATTTTGGGTATCAAAGTATGGGTGTTTAAGGGAGAAATTATTCCTGGACAGGAAGAAACTCCATTACCACCTGCAAGCCGCGATCGTGAACGCGATCCCCGCGATCGCGAGCGTGAACCCCGTCGTCGTCAACAACAACGTCGTCGTCAGCAATTTGAAGACCGCTCAAATGAAGGATAA
- the rplV gene encoding 50S ribosomal protein L22, whose product MATNTTEVKAIARFIRISAYKVRRVLDQIRGRSYREALIILEFMPYRATEPILKVLRSAAANAEHNAGLDRTQLVITQAYADQGPPLKRFQPRAQGRAYQIRKPTCHITVAVAAAPEK is encoded by the coding sequence ATGGCTACTAATACTACTGAAGTGAAGGCGATCGCTCGTTTTATCCGTATCTCGGCCTACAAAGTGCGTCGGGTACTCGATCAAATCCGGGGACGATCGTACCGAGAAGCGTTAATCATCCTGGAATTCATGCCCTATCGCGCCACTGAACCCATATTGAAGGTTCTCAGAAGCGCTGCTGCCAATGCCGAACACAACGCTGGCTTAGATCGGACTCAATTAGTAATTACTCAGGCATACGCGGATCAAGGCCCACCGCTAAAGCGGTTCCAACCAAGGGCGCAAGGTCGAGCTTACCAAATTCGCAAGCCGACGTGTCATATTACTGTGGCTGTTGCAGCCGCCCCAGAAAAATAA
- the rpsS gene encoding 30S ribosomal protein S19 yields MGRSLKKGPFVADHLLKKIEKLNDNNRKEVIKTWSRASTILPLMVGHTIAVHNGRQHVPVFVNEQMVGHKLGEFAPTRTYRGHGKSDKKAGR; encoded by the coding sequence ATGGGTCGTTCTCTAAAAAAAGGTCCTTTCGTTGCGGATCATCTCCTAAAGAAAATTGAAAAGCTCAACGACAACAACAGAAAAGAAGTTATTAAAACTTGGTCACGAGCTTCAACAATTTTGCCCCTAATGGTAGGTCATACCATAGCTGTTCACAACGGACGCCAACACGTTCCAGTTTTTGTAAATGAACAGATGGTGGGACACAAATTGGGCGAATTTGCCCCAACACGCACCTACAGAGGTCATGGGAAAAGCGACAAAAAAGCAGGTAGGTAG
- the rplB gene encoding 50S ribosomal protein L2 — MGTRSYRPYTPSTRQVTISDFAEITKTEPEKSLTTSKHRAKGRNNHGRITSRRRGGGHKQLYRIIDFKRDKHNIPAKVAAIEYDPNRNARIALLYYQDGEKRYILHPNGLKVGTIIIAGPEAPFEDGNALPLSKIPLGTGVHNVELTPGKGGQIVRAAGAIAQVVAKEGNYVTLKLPSGEVRLIRRECYATIGQVGNTDARNLSAGKAGRNRWKGRRPKVRGSVMNPVDHPHGGGEGRAPIGRSGPVTPWGKPTLGAKTRNRKKLSSKLIVRRRRKSSKRGRGGRES, encoded by the coding sequence ATGGGTACTCGTTCTTACCGCCCTTATACCCCCAGCACTCGCCAAGTTACAATCTCTGACTTTGCGGAAATTACAAAAACCGAGCCAGAGAAATCCCTAACTACCTCGAAGCATCGCGCCAAAGGTCGGAATAATCACGGGCGAATTACTAGTCGTCGCCGGGGTGGCGGACACAAACAACTTTACCGGATCATCGATTTTAAAAGGGATAAACATAATATTCCTGCCAAAGTCGCAGCGATTGAATACGATCCTAACCGCAATGCCCGAATTGCCCTTTTGTATTACCAAGACGGCGAAAAACGGTACATCCTCCACCCCAACGGGTTGAAAGTTGGAACAATAATTATTGCTGGGCCTGAGGCTCCCTTTGAAGATGGTAATGCTTTACCGCTGTCGAAGATTCCCTTGGGTACTGGTGTTCACAACGTAGAACTGACTCCTGGTAAAGGTGGTCAAATCGTGCGTGCTGCTGGTGCGATCGCTCAAGTTGTGGCAAAAGAAGGTAATTATGTAACTCTCAAGTTACCTTCAGGAGAAGTCCGCTTGATTCGACGCGAGTGCTACGCCACCATTGGGCAAGTAGGCAACACCGATGCGAGAAACCTGAGTGCAGGTAAAGCAGGGCGAAATCGCTGGAAAGGTCGCCGTCCTAAGGTTAGAGGTAGCGTCATGAACCCCGTAGATCACCCACACGGCGGTGGTGAAGGTAGGGCGCCCATCGGTAGATCGGGACCTGTTACACCTTGGGGTAAACCCACATTGGGCGCGAAGACACGCAATCGCAAGAAACTTAGCAGTAAATTGATTGTGCGCCGTCGCCGGAAGTCTTCCAAACGTGGTCGCGGTGGTCGTGAATCATAG
- a CDS encoding 50S ribosomal protein L23 has translation MPSFDPRDLADLVRRPIVTEKATILMEQNKYTFEVIPKASKPEIKAAIEDLFQVKVVKVNTILPPRKKRRVGKFIGYKPQYKRAIVTVAPGDEDKIRQVLFPEV, from the coding sequence GTGCCTAGCTTTGACCCCCGTGACCTTGCCGACTTAGTGCGTCGCCCAATTGTCACCGAGAAAGCGACCATCCTAATGGAGCAGAATAAGTACACCTTTGAAGTAATTCCAAAGGCATCGAAGCCAGAAATCAAGGCTGCGATCGAAGACTTGTTTCAGGTCAAGGTTGTAAAAGTCAACACCATCTTACCACCGCGTAAAAAGCGGCGCGTTGGTAAATTTATTGGTTATAAGCCCCAATATAAACGAGCCATTGTTACCGTTGCACCTGGGGATGAAGACAAGATTAGACAAGTCCTATTCCCAGAAGTCTAG
- the rplD gene encoding 50S ribosomal protein L4 produces the protein MVESVVKNWQGEQVGETTFELRVAKEETASHIVHRALVRQLTNARQGNASTKTRSEVRGGGRKPWRQKGTGRARAGSIRSPLWRGGGVIFGPKPRDFDLKLNRKERRLALRTAFVSRNDDLIVVEEFSTEFSRPKTKDLVAALARWGVSLENKSLLILSEIADTDNVYLSARNIENLKLIAADQLNVFDLLHADKIVVTASALEKIQEVYSA, from the coding sequence ATGGTTGAAAGCGTAGTTAAAAATTGGCAAGGAGAACAGGTCGGCGAGACGACCTTCGAGTTGCGCGTTGCCAAAGAAGAAACAGCGTCTCATATTGTGCATCGCGCTTTAGTACGGCAATTGACCAATGCTCGTCAAGGAAATGCCAGTACAAAAACTCGTTCGGAAGTCAGAGGCGGGGGTCGTAAACCTTGGCGACAAAAAGGTACTGGTCGCGCTCGTGCAGGGTCTATTCGTTCACCACTGTGGCGTGGTGGTGGTGTGATCTTTGGACCAAAGCCCAGAGACTTTGACCTCAAGTTGAACCGTAAAGAGCGACGTTTAGCACTACGGACAGCATTTGTAAGCCGCAATGACGACTTGATCGTAGTAGAAGAATTTAGCACCGAGTTCTCTCGCCCGAAGACTAAAGACTTAGTGGCAGCGCTTGCCCGTTGGGGAGTGTCATTAGAAAACAAGTCCCTGTTAATTTTGTCTGAGATTGCGGATACAGATAACGTTTATTTGTCAGCCCGCAACATTGAAAATTTAAAACTAATTGCAGCCGACCAGCTAAATGTTTTTGATTTACTGCACGCTGACAAGATTGTAGTTACGGCATCAGCCCTAGAAAAAATTCAGGAGGTCTACAGTGCCTAG